A region of bacterium DNA encodes the following proteins:
- a CDS encoding type II toxin-antitoxin system MqsA family antitoxin, with protein MKKSVGAFASNVNGESVQVKSIPHLLCPKCGEIMFNFGELKLLEDGALAIYREKYGLLSADEIRAIREKCKLTQAELARLLRLGANTVSRWEAGRNVQSAALDTLLRLIRDVPGNLKYLREHAA; from the coding sequence ATGAAGAAGTCGGTCGGGGCCTTCGCATCGAACGTCAACGGCGAAAGTGTCCAGGTGAAATCGATTCCGCACCTGCTTTGTCCAAAATGCGGAGAGATCATGTTCAATTTTGGCGAGCTAAAGCTCCTTGAGGACGGCGCGCTCGCCATCTACCGCGAGAAATATGGCCTTTTATCCGCCGACGAAATCCGCGCGATCCGCGAGAAATGCAAGCTGACGCAGGCCGAGCTGGCGCGTCTTCTGCGCCTTGGAGCCAACACCGTCTCGCGATGGGAGGCCGGGCGAAACGTGCAGTCCGCCGCGCTCGACACCCTGCTTCGCCTCATCCGCGATGTGCCCGGTAACCTGAAGTATCTGCGCGAGCACGCCGCTTGA
- a CDS encoding type II toxin-antitoxin system MqsR family toxin has product MPTWLPRILRRIRKDASENRIRLTNKARLEAEHGFGLKHIDICDVLKKMTFRDFAERIESIDGNEWLYVFVTDVAGIRAYIKIVLRENCVVVSFHEDKINGDKNGR; this is encoded by the coding sequence ATGCCCACCTGGCTTCCGAGGATACTGAGACGGATACGGAAAGATGCGTCCGAAAATCGCATTCGACTGACAAACAAGGCTCGTCTCGAAGCCGAACATGGGTTTGGCTTGAAACACATCGATATCTGCGACGTTCTGAAAAAAATGACGTTTCGCGATTTTGCCGAGCGAATCGAATCGATCGACGGAAATGAATGGCTGTACGTTTTCGTGACAGATGTCGCGGGGATTCGCGCGTATATAAAAATCGTACTGCGCGAAAACTGCGTCGTCGTGTCGTTCCATGAAGACAAGATCAATGGTGACAAAAATGGTCGATAA